A single region of the Palaemon carinicauda isolate YSFRI2023 chromosome 17, ASM3689809v2, whole genome shotgun sequence genome encodes:
- the LOC137656797 gene encoding uncharacterized protein, protein MAGPRSSPTNQASSTSRLAKGDLPSFQQAPTPVRPGKRRHVATVSPVTARGENRSPRAKQRPFMVHRQSPPIITAAPVTAANTTAAAPVPSAEGVSGSTDEVRSGSVSPSQLAVPRVSAEPPCPSSLPMPPVHWMAPGEKCSSQRRHCRAVTESLLNHLTTSGILITA, encoded by the exons ATGGCTGGACCAAGATCAAGTCCGACTAACCAAGCATCCTCCACCAGTCGACTGGCGAAGGGGGACTTGCCGTCTTTTCAGCAG GCTCCAACACCAGTGAGGCCTGGCAAGCGAAGGCATGTTGCTACAGTTTCACCAGTCACAGCAAGGGGTGAAAACAGGTCGCCAAGGGCTAAACAAAGGCCATTTATGGTTCACAGGCAGAGCCCTCCCATCATCACTGCTGCCCCTGTTACAGCTGCAAATACCACTGCAGCTGCCCCAGTGCCCTCTGCTGAAGGCGTGTCAGGTAGCACAGACGAAGTCAGGAGTGGCTCTGTGAGTCCTTCACAGCTTGCAGTTCCCCGTGTGTCTGCAGAACCACCCTGCCCATCCTCTTTGCCCATGCCACCCGTGCATTGGATGGCTCCGGGCGAGAAGTGCTCATCCCAGAGGCGTCATTGTCGTGCTGTCACAGAGTCCCTCTTGAATCACTTAACAACAAGTGGCATCTTGATTACAGCTTAA